A genome region from Taeniopygia guttata chromosome 5, bTaeGut7.mat, whole genome shotgun sequence includes the following:
- the RTN1 gene encoding reticulon-1 isoform 2 (isoform 2 is encoded by transcript variant 2), which yields MQASADSTKMDCLWSNWKCQAIDLLYWRDIKQTGIVFGSLLLLLFSLTQFSVVSVVAYLALAGLSATISFRIYKSVLQAVQKTDEGHPFKAYLEMEMNLSQDQIQKYTDCLQLYVNSTVKELRRLFLVQDLVDSLKFAVLMWLLTYVGALFNGLTLLIMAVVSMFTLPVVYDKYQAQIDQYLGLVRTHINTVVAKIQAKIPGAKRKAE from the exons ATGCAAGCCAGTGCCGATTCCACCAAGATGGACTGTCTTTGGAGCAACTGGAAATGTCAGG CCATCGACCTGTTGTACTGGCGTGACATCAAGCAGACGGGGATCGTCTTCGGCAGCCTCCTGTTGCTGCTCTTCTCCCTGACCCAGTTCAGCGTCGTCAGCGTCGTGGCCTACCTGGCCCTGGCCGGCCTCTCGGCCACCATCAGCTTCAGAATCTACAAATCAGTCCTACAGGCCGTGCAGAAGACAGATGAGGGCCACCCCTTCAA AGCCTACTTGGAGATGGAGATGAATCTTTCACAGGACCAGATCCAGAAATACACAGATTGTCTCCAGCTATACGTCAACAGCACAGTCAAAGAGCTGAGGAGACTCTTTCTCGTTCAGGACCTCGTGGATTCTTTAAAA TTTGCAGTACTAATGTGGCTGCTGACTTACGTGGGAGCCCTCTTCAATGGCCTGACTCTTCTGATAATGG ctgtgGTGTCTATGTTTACTCTCCCCGTTGTATATGACAAGTACCAG GCACAGATTGATCAATACTTGGGGCTGGTGCGGACCCACATAAACACGGTGGTGGCAAA gaTTCAAGCTAAAATCCCAGGTGCTAAGAGAAAGGCAGAGTAA